Part of the Thermococcus barossii genome is shown below.
TAGTCACTCCGGAAGGCGTTCCGAGGGGAACCGAGATCAGGGGTGCCATAGCAAGGGAGGCCGCCGAGCGCTGGGTCAGGCTCGGAAGCATAGCGAGCATAGTGTTGTGAGGTGAGAATGATGAAGTTGAAGACGAGACAGCCCAAGAAGCAGAGGAGATTCCTCTACAACGCTCCCCTTCACCTTAGGAGCAAGATAATGGCCGCTACTCTGAGCCCGGAGCTCAGGAGCAAGTACGGCGTGAGGAGCCTTCCGATAAGGGAGGGCGACAAGGTTCGCGTTATGCGCGGCGACTTCAAGGGCAAGGAAGGTAAGGTCGTCGAGGTTGACCTCAAGAGGTACAGGATACACGTCGAGGGAGTCACCCAGAAGAAGGTCGACGGCACCGAGGTCTTCTACCCGGTTCATCCGTCGAACGTCATGATAATAGACCTCAACCTTGAGGACGAGAAGAGGGAGA
Proteins encoded:
- the rplX gene encoding 50S ribosomal protein L24; protein product: MKLKTRQPKKQRRFLYNAPLHLRSKIMAATLSPELRSKYGVRSLPIREGDKVRVMRGDFKGKEGKVVEVDLKRYRIHVEGVTQKKVDGTEVFYPVHPSNVMIIDLNLEDEKREKIINRRAG